One window of the Anopheles cruzii chromosome 2, idAnoCruzAS_RS32_06, whole genome shotgun sequence genome contains the following:
- the LOC128267198 gene encoding helicase domino, giving the protein MNEADTAGGQRGCNQVLPAGTDAKVLKVLNTGQLSTGSRAGVSPMSRSLHENKQNLEHQQQQQQALTGPRQQEQQKLQQMQPAGTPTSSSLSVASSKSFPQQQHHQQQQQPPSQSTSHPPSSLGISSGNSNSVTSHVNTVTNVCIVQQQPTQGIGFRASLTASCSDAKNAVVGGTASDGRTESFQSICGSGNSNSDAAGIDGITDDSEVLTAVDTSAGISELPAGSTFHASADGGCGSVANLYIKTDTISLPSVGVTAGGLETVEAAAAAAVAGSGISPNASRKRIKLEAGADVEHDISALKKLILEQKYMRLRSIKERYSEHVAELFFLQTGGSMMEYPVWRKKPATPAFTNFIRTYKLEPLSSNLEEAGEALKQQSTRAIASPVGSGVSVSSSISLASGHGNNSSSTLSGSLPQGAEIKIPGVGVTPVAVSTTLPAAVAQLSQQGHIPGRPQGGRHGMVFGQITVSSALGNSSQPLVPGGTPIIPDPIGIGAIGTTGTTLERKKYALSSTAGGATIGEQETVGSASPRTLHASNGSLIGNTRSGAVGVSSTIGNDRGTSGTSCARVQGLLLNSVQRQNGTMGYGNGGSSAGSGSSGGNSNGSDQYTNKAKQEVYVMQRVQELQKEGLWTERRLPKVQEPPRPKAHWDYLLEEMVWLAADFAQERKWKKAAAKKCARMVQKHFQDKALAAQRAEKAQELQLKRIAAFVAKEIKMFWSNVEKLVEYKQQTKLDEKRKKALDQQLSFIVDQTEKYSQQLVEGMNKTVLPSAITAPPTAASSKAESLNSSRISSPLPGRAAPAVGSDDEFCPEAESSDDDEETIAKAEAEAEEGTKDEVAALQKESEMDLDDFLRDLPKGYLENRDKIVLSERKDSSEAEEGQHSREADDDADKDFSADEDSTDDEQTIREQEKKEKHEDHKREIDELNADNEMSIDELIAKYKNRPPPEQAMDVDSDDDEEPDRQGNEVNDRTRRRQSRKRTPSDSMSTEEEDDEEEDDEEELGSGSEEGLTGSDDDEEETEEDETDVEDDQAAIKGDREDSIGLKNLLDDGTTTTKSQSEKDDMLNDAAAIAESIQPKGNTLSSTSVVTPIPFLLKHSLREYQHIGLDWLVTMHDRKLNGILADEMGLGKTIQTISLLAHLACVKGNWGPHLIIVPSSVMLNWEMEFKKWCPGFKILTYYGTPKERKLKRTGWTKVNAFHVCITSYKLVIQDHQSFRRKKWKYLILDEAQNIKNFKSQRWQLLLNFQTEQRLLLTGTPLQNNLMELWSLMHFLMPHVFQSHREFKEWFSNPMTGMIEGNSEYNDTIIKRLHKVLRPFLLRRLKSEVEKQMPKKYEHVVMCRLSKRQRFLYDDFMSRAKTRETLASGNLLSVINVLMQLRKVCNHPNMFEERPTISPFRMEGISFKTASLVYNMLNYDPFTQIDLSSVNLVLIQLELLLSAYVAHRSQRLCMPRRLIEEIDSTPMPPPRCPTGKLRLHVRIPHQWVQESISGGPRSTGVRVGTSPAMKTDGTILVPLVNASSALDKKSSLLATGFDEARWRRSSTVLGTAAVADSSAGNNNSRSVSPSVILRKRCDIGSSSVLSPNAASQQHQTKLSSGQVLHFIPQASSTGASTSSPASYIITGRVPVGTAGVSNRQFGTVQRTFTPTAAGLVQRLVTNHQSSLAPSPAPGTASRLVQNVGQQTQISSTLAATIMQQLKHHSYSSKSFPAPSISGGVMSAADSNGGDESEEQRRARERTEFYLARIEASRKERRSQILELLGGINTKRCDAVPIYGEDLRESLCALFAEEFHTRPELIPFGVAGAYYIRKAMVLRTSVNATQPNDPAVSQWTLSATIKTIEQRAQGLRSTISNFVIFVPAVCAPAPCLLVSHPHPSRLNGEKQWEAAISEKIQPAMELLHPIISAMSTQFPDPRLIQYDCGKLQTMARLLKKLKSENHRVLIFTQMTRMLDVLEAFLNFHGHIYLRLDGTTKVEQRQVLMERFNNDKRMFAFILSTRSGGVGINLTGADTVIFYDSDWNPTMDAQAQDRCHRIGQTRDVHIYRLVSEKTIEENILKKANQKRILGDLAIEGGNFTTAYFKSSTTVTDLFAVDTAENDASTRLAEVLDRDRERKERLNANSSVTAAAAAGSSSATAVGTPEAVDNSKSAINVFECALAAAEDDQDVQAAKFAKAEASADLDEFDENIPIDEEKMVVGGEGVKEPELSKAEKEVQNLIKQLSPIERYAMRFVEDTEGTWTAVQLKAMEQEFEQKKRDWEANQLAEQRRNEEAARQREAEEHADLLTFSREDAKNQIWISDSTMEKMPMWCPPTPPQDDNDLYVDYSLSFLYDTTNLIPETELPTVYVKKADKRSRSEAGFYPDGRRPAKVRREDTYYAPRSLFDRPTAQIAKIRKEYKLQRYKGIINPFPPMPAQKPTTVPMKTKTESEGVPEWMVYEDMAILNVVQNLQGLPLNLMLISPGHTANWDLVSDIVNQTSRTYRLPKQCRNRYENIILPREEGKLIESPKKPKKNKNPLKQPSSGSSPPHPSSPPKQIRSMRTALLYTSDANTSFIKLMRQKFDNIRAAYGKRTLQVKHPLSSGMPTSSMKNLKHAQVLAKHGVSDYDTPLTPGEIAKNRAERFSKEKLKQTAAQEQGAQQQQQAQPQPATVQGTTQKIHIVAVASQTPTTASVVTTSNQQQPQLTTAAGVQTLAVAQQQQQPPQQQQLQLQQGPNGQQIVQLYTPNSGQSLAATLVNAAMVSSQVSQPSVMSPLQPQHLLQQQLQLQAHPIAQQQQQQQQATIVVCGVPTNATSTVATIVQASPLQAARVTSATGNQPQVVNICSSNGQQQIVKAIVASPATQNLLSQQLAQAAQQQQQQSNNNGSQQQQTQPAQQQHQVSVVLTTPVSTLSATNSVQLQSQPQIVSIHQPVSAQQQQQLLSTSSTVTQASSTSLVQTLSSQSIPQVVSVAQLASVGSAMTTGSSAATIQPSQVTTLTTSALRAQRIVAPPGTLQEVVLHQRTGSQSPTVVSVSSLGGGLTPAQLQTTQLRLSMAGAQQMSGVVGKSIVGTVTSAGKPVNTSQIQFYRQQPVRQQLKVLHPGTATAPGGAGTTTTVLQSAGQPTLVSPAIIQGNIIQTGTVGGQTVQVQQATVGTGAVTTGQKVAVTGGAAVTQVVSTTGVSGTVTQSTTNVANVSSAAGNTIATVQVQGQSRMQYIKQMATKHMITRPVTENEMQLMVKRQIIGQQHKQQLIPQTQTIFAPANLQMQQAGTSGQQIATLVKTSSGTVATTGMTLSQVKAGQLKTIGNQNQVRQLHLQQQILAQQRKAGGKLTQITQMAGKAGQPTQLFVQGPKNLPAGTVTVQQIQQVIRHAQPGTLASGGQIVLGKAGVSRMIPVSVSQQANQRQTIQVVTATSAAQAIAAGNIRAHVPGQNIGTIKVATGGGTSAQQQQVILNAIQSQQAQRSNASPVRLQTTSSGSLVAVTVQQAGQPQQQIIGASLPSSNIPNSSATGATSNSGGGNNVAVGTGTAVEIVSSQGAQSQGGVLAGGQQVVSSAPQVLALQQQTAQIITTTSAMVQAGSGGPSGALATTDSSGNMVAGSGTVTSTVVSQASQSTVSGSASAAGAAVTVAGGAGTALSTMASQQSQASQPPPQQQQQSQVSMIKKKQSPNVAK; this is encoded by the exons atgaatgaagcCGATACGGCGGGAGGGCAACGGGGTTGTAACCAAGTCCTTCCTGCTGGAACAGATGCGAAAGTACTCAAGGTCTTAAACACTGGCCAG TTGAGTACTGGCTCTCGCGCTGGCGTCTCACCAATGTCGCGTTCCCTACACGAGAATAAACAGAATCTagaacaccagcaacaacaacagcaagcaCTGACAGGCCCTCGGCAGCAAGAGCAGCAAAAGCTTCAGCAAATGCAGCCCGCCGGAACGCCGACGTCATCGTCACTGTCCGTTGCATCtagtaaaagttttccacaacagcaacaccaccagcagcagcagcagccgccaaGTCAGTCCACATCACATCCACCATCTTCGCTGGGCATTAGCAGTGGTAACAGTAACAGTGTTACAAGCCATGTAAATACCGTGACGAATGTGTGTATTGTTCAGCAACAGCCAACCCAGGGTATCGGTTTTAGAGCCTCCTTGACGGCGAGCTGCAGTGACGCTAAAAatgccgtcgtcggcggtacCGCGAGTGATGGACGAACAGAAAGTTTTCAGAGTATTTGTGGAAGCGGTAACAGCAATAGTGATGCTGCTGGCATCGATGGAATCACAGATGATAGTGAAGTGCTTACGGCAGTTGACACCAGTGCAGGAATAAGTGAACTACCAGCAGGAAGTACGTTCCACGCTAGTGCCGACGGTGGCTGTGGTTCCGTCGCAAACTTGTACATAAAAACTGACACCATCTCCCTACCGTCCGTTGGAGTCACTGCCGGTGGTCTAGAGACGGtagaagctgctgctgctgctgctgttgctggtagTGGAA TTTCCCCGAACGCGAGCCGCAAACGTATCAAACTTGAAGCGGGGGCTGACGTTGAACATGACATCAGTGCGCTCAAGAAGCTTATCCTCGAACAAAAGTATATGCGACTAAGGAGTATCAAGGAGAG ATACTCTGAACATGTAGCAgagcttttttttcttcaaactgGCGGAAGTATGATGGAGTATCCTGTATGGAGAAAGAAACCTGCTACACCGGCGTTTACTAACTTTATACGCACGTATAAGTTGGAACCTTTGTCCAGCAATCTGGAAGAGGCCGGCGAAGCGTTGAAACAG CAGTCAACACGAGCAATAGCGTCCCCCGTCGGTAGTGGTGTAAGTGTGTCGAGTAGCATCAGCCTTGCGAGTGGTCATGGCAACAATAGCAGCAGTACTTTGTCGGGAAGTTTACCACAGGGAGCGGAAATAAAAATACCCGGAGTCGGTGTTACTCCGGTGGCAGTGTCCACCACGCTACCTGCGGCCGTTGCACAGCTCAGTCAACAAG GACACATACCCGGTAGACCGCAGGGTGGTCGTCATGGGATGGTATTTGGGCAAATAACTGTGTCGTCCGCGTTAGGAAACTCTTCACAGCCTCTGGTGCCAG GCGGTACCCCTATTATCCCTGACCCGATAGGAATTGGTGCCATCGGAACGACAGGTACGACGCTTGAAAGGAAAAAGTACGCCTTGTCGTCGACCGCAGGTGGAGCTACAATTGGCGAACAAGAAACGGTTGGCAGTGCGTCTCCACGTACTTTGCACGCCTCAAACGGCTCACTCATAGGAAACACTCGCTCGGGGGCTGTTGGCGTTTCCAGCACGATTGGCAACGATCGCGGTACCAGTGGCACTAGTTGTGCCCGAGTCCAAGGGCTGCTACTGAATAGTGTTCAGCGGCAGAATGGGACAATGGGTTATGGGAACGGTGGTAGTTCAGCTGGCTCCGGAAGTTCTGGTGGCAATAGCAATGGTTCCGATCAGTATACCAACAAAGCAAAGCAGGAAGTGTACGTTATGCAACGAGTGCAGGAACTGCAGAAGGAGGGCCTGTGGACGGAGAGACGGTTGCCAAAAGTTCAAGAACCACCGCGACCGAAAGCCCACTGGGACTACCTGCTGGAGGAAATGGTTTGGTTGGCGGCCGATTTCGCGCAGGAGCGGAAGTGGAAGAAAGCCGCGGCTAAAAAGTGTGCCCGAATGGTGCAGAAGCACTTCCAAGATAAGGCACTGGCAGCGCAGCGTGCGGAGAAGGCACAGGAGCTTCAGCTGAAGCGGATAGCGGCATTTGTGGCGAAAGAGATTAAAATGTTCTGGTCCAACGTTGAGAAGCTGGTCGAGTACAAACAGCAGACGAAGCTTGATGAGAAGCGGAAGAAAGCGCTCGATCAGCAGCTGAGCTTCATTGTCGATCAAACAGAGAAATATTCGCAGCAACTGGTCGAAGGGATGAATAAGACGGTTCTTCCCTCGGCGATAACTGCACCACCGACCGCTGCGAGTAGTAAGGCAGAAAGCTTGAATTCCTCCCGCATATCGTCGCCTCTGCCCGGACGGGCGGCGCCAGCCGTTGGGTCCGATGACGAGTTCTGTCCGGAGGCGGAAAgctccgatgatgatgaggagaCGATAGCAAAAGCTGAAGCCGAAGCGGAAGAAGGAACCAAAGATGAAGTTGCCGCTCTACAGAAGGAATCGGAGATGGATTTGGATGATTTCTTGCGCGACCTTCCGAAGGGTTATTTGGAGAACCGCGATAAAATAGTGTTGTCCGAGCGGAAAGATTCTTCCGAAGCAGAGGAAGGGCAGCACAGCAGGGAagcggacgacgacgcagacAAGGACTTCAGCGCCGATGAGGACAGCACGGACGATGAACAGACGATACGGGAGcaggagaagaaggaaaagcaCGAGGACCATAAACGGGAAATCGACGAGTTGAAT GCCGACAACGAGATGAGCATCGACGAATTGATAGCGAAGTACAAAAATCGCCCTCCACCAGAGCAAGCCATGGATGTCGattccgatgacgacgaggagccCGATCGGCAGGGTAACGAAGTGAACGATCGTACGCGAAGGAGGCAATCACGGAAACGAACCCCATCGGATTCGATGTCTAcggaggaagaggacgacgaagaggaagacgaTGAGGAGGAACTTGGTAGTGGCAGTGAAGAAGGGCTAACTGGGtcggatgacgacgaagaggagACCGAAGAGGACGAAACGGATGTGGAAGACGATCAAGCGGCGATCAAGGGAGACCGGGAGGATTCCATCGGTTTGAAGAACCTATTGGACGACGGAACGACCACTACCAAAAGTCAGAGTGAGAAGGATGACATGCTGAACGATGCGGCAGCGATCGCTGAGAGCATTCAGCCCAAGGGCAACACGCTATCGTCGACGAGTGTGGTGACACCGATTCCgtttttgttgaaacattcattACGAGAGTATCAGCACATTGGCCTTGACTGGCTGGTGACGATGCATGATCGGAAGCTGAACGGTATTTTGGCAGACGAAATGGGTCTGGGGAAGACAATCCAAACGATTTCGCTGTTGGCCCACTTGGCGTGCGTTAAGGGCAACTGGGGACCGCATTTGATCATCGTACCCTCGTCGGTGATGCTAAACTGGGAGATGGAGTTCAAGAAGTGGTGTCCAGGATTTAAAATACTCACCTACTACGGCACACCGAAGGAGCGCAAGCTGAAACGCACCGGCTGGACGAAAGTGAACGCGTTCCACGTGTGCATCACGTCCTATAAGCTCGTGATTCAGGACCATCAGAGTTTCCGGCGGAAGAAATGGAAGTACCTCATACTGGACGAAGcgcaaaacatcaaaaacttCAAATCTCAGCGCTGGCAGCTGTTATTGAACTTCCAGACGGAACA GCGATTGCTGCTGACCGGAACACCTCTGCAGAACAATCTTATGGAGCTATGGTCACTGATGCACTTCCTGATGCCGCACGTCTTTCAGTCGCACCGCGAGTTCAAGGAGTGGTTTTCGAACCCGATGACGGGCATGATTGAAGGCAACTCTGAGTACAATGACACGATCATTAAGCGCCTTCACAAG GTGCTACGGCCGTTCTTACTTCGTCGACTGAAATCCGAGGTTGAGAAGCAGATGCCCAAGAAGTATGAACACGTGGTAATGTGCAGGCTTTCGAAGCGCCAACGATTCCTCTACGACGACTTTATGAGTCGGGCAAA GACAAGGGAAACGCTCGCTTCCGGAAACTTGCTTAGCGTTATCAACGTGTTGATGCAACTGCGCAAGGTTTGCAATCATCCCAACATGTTTGAGGAACGTCCTACGATATCACCCTTCCGGATGGAGGGTATTAGCTTCAAAACGGCCTCGCTTGTGTACAATATGCTCAACTACGATCCGTTCACT CAAATTGATCTGTCTTCCgtaaatttagttttaataCAACTGGAACTCTTGCTGTCCGCTTACGTAGCACATCGCTCTCAGCGGCTTTGTATGCCCCGGCGTCTGATCGAAGAGATCGACTCCACACCCATGCCTCCGCCTCGGTGTCCGACCGGAAAACTGCGGCTACACGTTCGCATACCGCACCAATGGGTGCAGGAATCAATCAGTGGCGGTCCGCGAAGTACGGGCGTACGAGTCGGCACTAGCCCGGCCATGAAGACTGATGGGACGATACTCGTTCCGCTTGTAAATGCATCATCGGCGTTAGATAAAAAATCGTCCCTGCTCGCCACCGGCTTTGATGAAGCGCGATGGAGACGTTCCTCAACGGTACTGGGGACGGCGGCAGTTGCGGACTCTAGCGCCGGAAACAATAATAGCAGGAGTGTTTCGCCCAGCGTTATCTTGCGAAAGCGTTGTGATATTGGTAGCAGTAGTGTGTTGTCCCCGAATGCCGCATCTCAGCAGCACCAGACTAAACTGAGCAGCGGGCAGGTTTTACACTTCATTCCTCAGGCGTCCTCGACCGGCGCTTCCACGTCTTCTCCTGCCTCCTACATCATAACCGGGCGTGTGCCGGTTGGGACAGCTGGCGTCAGCAACCGACAGTTCGGCACGGTACAGCGTACCTTCACACCAACGGCTGCGGGTTTGGTGCAACGCCTGGTGACAAATCACCAGTCGTCGCTGGCGccatcgccagcgccaggaACAGCATCCCGCCTAGTGCAAAACGTTGGCCAACAGACACAGATTTCGTCAACGCTCGCGGCGACAATCATGCAGCAGTTGAAGCACCATTCGTATTCCTCGAAATCTTTTCCCGCACCCAGCATTAGCGGTGGTGTGATGAGCGCCGCCGACAGTAATGGTGGGGACGAGTCCGAAGAACAGCGGAGGGCTCGCGAACGAACAGAATTCTATCTGGCGCGCATCGAAGCATCGCGAAAAGAGCGACGAAGCCAAATACTGGAACTGCTCGGTGGAATCAACACgaagcgatgcgatgcggtaCCGATCTATGGAGAGGATTTGCGAGAATCGCTCTGTGCGCTGTTTGCCGAAGAGTTTCACACCCGGCCAGAGCTGATACCTTTCGGAGTGGCAGGAGCGTACTACATCCGCAAGGCGATGGTGTTGCGAACTTCTGTCAATGCGACGCAGCCCAACGACCCTGCCGTCTCGCAATGGACTTTGTCGGCCACTATCAAGACGATCGAACAACGAGCCCAAGGGCTACGCTCCACTATCTCAAACTTCGTCATTTTCGTACCTGCCGTGTGCGCGCCTGCACCCTGTTTACTCGTTTCTCATCCTCATCCGTCTCGGTTGAACGGCGAAAAGCAGTGGGAAGCTGCAATATCGGAGAAAATTCAACCCGCCATGGAACTGCTGCATCCAATCATATCGGCCATGAGTACGCAG TTCCCTGATCCACGCTTGATTCAATACGACTGTGGCAAGCTGCAAACCATGGCTCGGTTGCTGAAAAAGTTAAAATCAGAAAACCATCGCGTCCTCATATTCACCCAGATGACCCGGATGCTAGATGTGCTGGAGGCGTTCCTGAACTTCCACGGTCACATTTATTTGCGGCTAGACGGTACGACCAAGGTTGAGCAGCGGCAAGTGCTGATGGAGCGCTTCAATAACGACAAGCGCATGTTTGCGTTCATTCTGTCCACCCGTTCCGGTGGCGTCGGTATCAATCTGACCGGTGCCGATACTGTGATATTCTATGATTCTGACTGGAACCCCACCATGGATGCTCAAGCGCAGGATCGCTGCCATCGAATTGGCCAAACACGGGACGTGCACATTTATCGCCTCGTGAGCGAAAAGACGATCGAAGAAAACATCCTCAAAAAGGCAAACCAGAAGCGCATCCTTGGCGATTTGGCCATCGAAGGCGGGAACTTTACGACGGCGTACTTCAAGAGCTCGACTACCGTGACGGACCTTTTCGCGGTCGATACCGCCGAAAATGATGCGTCGACCCGGTTGGCCGAGGTGCTGGATCGCGATCGTGAACGCAAAGAGCGCTTGAATGCGAACTCTTCGGtgacggctgctgctgctgctggctcgtCATCCGCGACAGCCGTGGGTACGCCCGAAGCTGTGGACAACAGCAAGTCAGCAATTAATGTTTTCGAGTGTGCGCTGGCCGCAGCCGAAGACGACCAAGACGTGCAGGCGGCCAAGTTTGCCAAGGCGGAAGCCTCCGCCGATTTGGATGAGTTTGATGAGAACATTCCAATCGATGAGGAGAAAATGGTTGTGGGTGGCGAGGGCGTCAAAGAGCCGGAGTTGAGTAAAGCTGAAAAAGAGGTGCAGAATCTTATCAAACAG cTAAGTCCAATCGAGCGATACGCAATGCGATTCGTTGAGGACACGGAAGGTACCTGGACTGCGGTGCAGTTGAAAGCGATGGAACAGGAGTTTGAGCAGAAGAAGCGTGACTGGGAAGCAAATCAGTTGGCGGAGCAGAGGCGCAACGAAGAGGCCGCACGGCAGCGCGAAGCCGAGGAGCATGCCGACCTGCTGACCTTCTCCCGCGAGGATGCCAAAAATCAG ATATGGATATCGGATAGTACGATGGAGAAAATGCCG ATGTGGTGTCCACCGACGCCTCCGCAAGATGATAACGATCTGTATGTGGACTATTCGCTTTCGTTCCTGTACGATACGACTAACCTTATACCGGAAACCGAGCTTCCGACGGTTTACGTGAAGAAGGCGGATAAGCGTAGCCGTTCGGAGGCCGGCTTCTACCCGGATGGGCGTCGCCCGGCAAAGGTTCGTCGCGAGGACACTTACTACGCGCCCCGCTCCCTGTTCGACCGGCCCACGGCACAGATTGCGAAGATCCGCAAGGAGTACAAGCTGCAGCGCTACAAAGGCATCATCAACCCGTTCCCACCGATGCCGGCGCAAAAACCTACCACGGTGCCgatgaaaaccaaaaccgaatCGGAGGGTGTCCCCGAATGGATGGTGTACGAGGATATGGCCATACTGAACGTGGTGCAAAACTTGCAAGGATTGCCGCTAAATTTGATGCTTATCTCTCCGGGCCATACGGCAAACTGGGATTTGGTTTCGGACATTGTGAACCAAACGTCGCGAACGTACCGCCTGCCGAAGCAATGCCGGAATCGCTACGAGAATATCATTCTGCCGCGGGAAGAGGGCAAACTGATCGAGAGCCCTAAAAAGCccaagaagaacaaaaaccCGCTCAAGCAACCGTCGTCGGGGTCGTCGCCGCCACACCCATCGTCCCCACCGAAGCAGATCCGTTCGATGCGCACGGCCCTGCTCTATACGAGCGATGCAAACACCTCCTTCATCAAGTTGATGCGTCAGAAGTTCGATAACATTCGGGCGGCGTACGGGAAACGGACACTGCAGGTGAAGCATCCGCTCTCGAGCGGCATGCCCACGTCGTCGATGAAGAACCTCAAACACGCTCAAGTGCTGGCGAAGCACGGCGTGTCTGACTACGATACGCCTCTGACGCCGGGAGAGATTGCTAAGAATCGCGCGGAACGTTTTTCGAAGGAGAAACTGAAGCAAACTGCCGCTCAGGAGCAAggcgcccagcagcagcaacaggcacAGCCGCAACCGGCGACAGTACAAGGTACGACGCAAAAGATTCATATTGTGGCGGTTGCGTCGCAGACGCCAACAACGGCATCGGTTGTCACTACCAGCAACCAACAACAGCCTCAATTGACTACGGCTGCGGGCGTGCAAACACTGGCGGTGgctcagcaacaacagcagccgccgcagcagcagcaactccagTTACAGCAAGGACCAAATGGTCAACAAATTGTCCAGCTATACACACCGAACTCAGGGCAGTCCTTGGCGGCGACCCTCGTGAATGCCGCCATGGTATCGTCGCAGGTGTCGCAGCCTTCGGTGATGTCCCCTCTGCAACCACAGCACCTtttgcagcaacagctgcaaCTGCAGGCGCACCCGATtgcccagcaacagcagcagcagcagcaggctacGATTGTCGTCTGTGGAGTACCTACGAATGCAACGTCAACGGTTGCTACGATTGTGCAGGCTTCTCCGCTGCAGGCGGCCCGTGTTACTAGCGCCACCGGTAACCAGCCGCAGGTTGTTAATATTTGCTCCAgcaacggccagcagcagatcgtgAAGGCGATCGTGGCTAGTCCAGCCACACAGAATCTTCTCTCTCAGCAACTAGCGCAGgctgcccagcagcagcagcagcaaagcaacaacaacggttcgcagcaacagcagacgCAACccgcacagcaacagcaccaggtATCGGTTGTCCTGACAACACCCGTTTCAACGCTATCCGCGACGAACTCGGTCCAGCTGCAGTCTCAGCCTCAGATTGTTTCGATCCACCAGCCGGTGTcggctcagcagcagcagcagcttctaTCGACTAGTTCCACGGTCACACAAGCTTCCTCCACCTCGCTAGTGCAAACGCTCTCCAGCCAATCGATTCCGCAGGTCGTTTCCGTTGCGCAGCTCGCCTCGGTTGGGTCAGCCATGACGACGGGGAGCAGTGCGGCCACCATTCAGCCGTCGCAGGTCACTACCCTTACGACGTCAGCGTTGCGCGCCCAACGGATCGTAGCACCGCCGGGTACACTGCAGGAGGTGGTTCTCCATCAGCGGACCGGCTCCCAGAGCCCAACCGTCGTCAGTGTGAGCAGTTTGGGCGGTGGCTTAACGCCAGCCCAGTTGCAGACTACTCAGCTGCGCCTTTCAATGGCTGGTGCGCAGCAGATGTCCGGTGTGGTCGGCAAGTCGATTGTCGGAACGGTGACGAGTGCCGGGAAACCGGTGAACACGTCCCAGATTCAGTTCTACCGACAGCAACCGGTCCGCCAGCAGCTGAAGGTGCTGCACCcggggacggcgacggcaccgggTGGTGCGGGTACAACGACCACAGTTCTACAGTCTGCCGGCCAACCAACCCTCGTCAGTCCGGCCATCATTCAGGGCAACATTATTCAAACAGGAACGGTCGGTGGCCAGACGGTCCAGGTGCAACAGGCAACGGTCGGCACGGGTGCAGTTACAACGGGCCAGAAAGTGGCCGTAACGGGTGGGGCCGCCGTAACGCAGGTGGTATCCACGACAGGAGTTAGTGGCACCGTGACACAATCTACCACCAACGTGGCCAACGTATCGTCTGCCGCTGGCAACACCATTGCCACGGTGCAGGTGCAGGGACAGTCGCGAATGCAGTACATTAAGCAAATGGCCACCAAGCACATGATAACGCGCCCGGTGACGGAGAATGAGATGCAGCTGATGGTGAAACGGCAGattattggccagcagcacAAACAGCAACTCATCCCACAAACCCAAACGATCTTTGCGCCGGCCAATCTGCAGATGCAGCAAGCCGGGACTTCCGGACAACAGATTGCGACGCTGGTGAAAACATCCAGCGGAACGGTGGCAACCACCGGAATGACACTGTCGCAGGTGAAAGCAGGACAGCTGAAGACGATCGGTAATCAGAATCAGGTGCGGCAGTTGCACTTGCAGCAGCAAATACTGGCGCAGCAGCGCAAGGCGGGCGGCAAACTCACGCAGATCACACAGATGGCGGGCAAGGCAGGCCAACCGACGCAGCTGTTCGTGCAGGGTCCCAAGAACCTTCCGGCGGGCACGGTAACCGTGCAGCAGATACAGCAGGTCATACGGCACGCACAGCCCGGCACCCTGGCTAGCGGTGGACAGATTGTGCTAGGCAAGGCGGGTGTTAGCCGAATgattccggtttcggtttcgcaaCAGGCCAACCAGCGGCAAACGATTCAG GTTGTAACGGCGACTTCGGCAGCACAGGCGATAGCAGCAGGAAACATTAGAGCGCACGTCCCGGGCCAGAACATTGGCACGATAAAGGTGGCCACTGGCGGTGGGACatcggcccagcagcagcaggtcatACTGAACGCAATACAAAGCCAACAAGCTCAGCGCTCGAATGCTAGCCCGGTGCGTCTGCAAACCACGTCCAGTGGCTCGTTGGTCGCCGTAACGGTGCAACAAGCAGggcaaccgcaacagcagaTAATCGGTGCCAGTTTACCCTCATCCAACATACCCAACAGTAGTGCGACCggcgccaccagcaacagtggcggcggcaacaatgTGGCGGTGGGCACTGGGACGGCGGTAGAGATTGTGTCTTCTCAGGGAGCTCAGTCCCAGGGTGGCGTTCTTGCAGGTGGGCAACAGGTTGTCTCTAGCGCACCGCAAGTCCTGGCACTACAGCAGCAGACGGCACAAATCATCACTACCACATCCGCCATGGTACAGGCCGGAAGCGGAGGTCCCAGTGGAGCATTGGCGACGACCGATAGTAGTGGCAACATGGTAGCCGGAAGTGGCACCGTCACTTCGACGGTGGTCAGTCAGGCAAGCCAGTCGACGGTGTCGGGATCTGCCTCGGCAGCCGGTGCGGCGGTTACTgttgctggcggtgctggtaCGGCCTTGTCAACGATGGCTTCACAGCAATCCCAAGCGTCGCAACCtccaccacagcagcagcagcagtcgcaggTAAGTATGATcaagaaaaaacaatcacCGAACGTTGCAAAGTAA